A stretch of Lujinxingia sediminis DNA encodes these proteins:
- a CDS encoding 4Fe-4S dicluster domain-containing protein yields MSKHLKDPDLPKHSEPQPGASALLRADAQGDVTLSFSDGSEPLKMNRRDFLRVSSVAAATAAMSSAACRRPVREIVPYVDRPEEVRIGMSNHYASVCTACPSQCGMLVKSRAGRPIKLEGNPQHPVSQGALCARGQASYIDLYDPDRLRDAQRVSGESVSAVSWEDIDSQVAAKLSEIRGGGGLRILTGAVHGPATDALIAEVTSSVPNARHYTYEALGDDAMLAANEASFGSAHVPHYRFDKASLIVSFGSDFLGTWLSPSEFTRQFASRRNPDADMSQLIAFESTLTLTGINADQRVRVRPDAMVDVAMAVAHQLFTAHSPKGVPAGAVRQALSAFTPAAVVERLGGDLNVAIIESVAQKLSQTAGKSIVVAGGNASATSNGVALESAVNLINAALGNDGQTIERDRPSYGAAGLAQLKALIAEIESGDVDMLIISGTNPVYSAPASLNVAEALAKVPLVISTSTHFDETARQAHYVATGCHSLEAWGDSNPRVGVHAIRQPAILPLYNTRSFEDSLMTWFGTAELSRTLAAFIPAPPQPAGNHPGAGQTYDTGPFYRFLRDYWQREVYPKADSLASFDQFWLATMREGVYLSNDAQTTPSLRVSQTVANLPSALTEIAAADDLGSKVLQLFASIPLYDGRQANNGHLQELPDPISKHVWGSYAMVSYKTLKGAKLKNGQYITVQVEGGPELSFQVIMVPGMHDDVIGIPLGYGRTAAGDVANGVGANAFKLSLSGENGVLYSGIKATIKKTDNVEVLSTVQQGNVIDVDYHRIMATAELKEYREKPDAGIHHPVATKNLWEDHDFGNLKWGMSIDMSKCTGCSACVIACQEENNIPVVGRQGVLEGREMHWLRIDRYYQLPEEAVKIRSSVIDDPMYSSEPEVAFGEYLANPRVLMHPMLCQHCDRAPCETVCPVLATMQSSDGLNQMSYQRCVGTRYCSNNCPYKVRRYNWFNYSENRGDTFFARLYPELKEHGRLNQTEPLQLGLNPDVTVRTRGVMEKCTFCVQRIRRGKWEIMKEGRRSFREGEVVTACQQACPAGAIDFGNVLDDTQTVSKMHKSPRATFALSDINTRPAIAYMTSIWNTDDELV; encoded by the coding sequence ATGAGTAAGCACCTCAAAGATCCCGATCTTCCCAAGCACTCGGAACCGCAACCGGGCGCCTCGGCGCTTTTGCGCGCCGACGCCCAGGGCGATGTCACGCTGAGCTTCTCCGACGGCTCTGAGCCTTTGAAGATGAACCGCCGTGACTTCCTGCGGGTGAGCAGCGTCGCTGCGGCCACCGCGGCGATGAGCAGCGCGGCGTGCCGTCGCCCCGTGCGCGAGATCGTTCCCTATGTCGATCGCCCCGAAGAGGTGCGCATTGGCATGTCCAACCACTACGCCAGCGTTTGCACGGCCTGCCCCTCGCAGTGCGGCATGCTGGTGAAGTCGCGCGCCGGTCGCCCGATCAAACTCGAAGGCAACCCGCAGCACCCTGTTAGCCAGGGTGCTCTCTGCGCTCGCGGCCAGGCCTCGTACATCGACCTCTATGACCCGGATCGCCTGCGTGACGCGCAGCGCGTCAGCGGCGAGAGCGTTTCGGCGGTCAGCTGGGAAGACATCGACTCGCAGGTTGCGGCCAAGCTCAGTGAAATTCGCGGCGGCGGGGGACTTCGTATCCTCACCGGTGCGGTGCACGGTCCGGCCACCGACGCGTTGATCGCGGAAGTGACCTCCAGCGTGCCCAACGCGCGTCACTACACCTATGAAGCGCTCGGTGACGACGCGATGCTCGCCGCAAACGAAGCTTCGTTCGGCAGCGCCCACGTTCCGCACTACCGCTTTGATAAGGCCAGCCTGATCGTCTCGTTCGGCAGCGACTTCCTGGGCACCTGGCTCTCCCCCTCGGAGTTCACCCGCCAGTTTGCCAGCCGTCGTAATCCCGACGCGGACATGTCACAGCTGATCGCGTTTGAGTCGACGCTCACCCTGACCGGTATCAACGCCGACCAGCGTGTTCGCGTTCGTCCCGACGCGATGGTCGATGTGGCGATGGCGGTGGCGCATCAGCTTTTCACCGCACACAGCCCGAAGGGTGTTCCCGCCGGCGCGGTGCGCCAGGCGTTGAGCGCGTTCACCCCGGCCGCCGTCGTAGAACGCCTCGGTGGCGATCTGAACGTGGCGATCATTGAAAGTGTGGCGCAGAAGCTCTCGCAAACCGCCGGTAAGTCCATTGTTGTCGCCGGCGGTAACGCCAGCGCGACGAGCAACGGCGTTGCCCTGGAGAGCGCGGTCAACCTGATCAACGCCGCGCTTGGCAACGACGGGCAGACCATTGAGCGCGACCGCCCCAGCTACGGCGCCGCCGGTTTGGCCCAGCTGAAGGCCCTCATCGCTGAGATCGAAAGCGGCGATGTCGACATGCTCATCATCAGCGGGACGAACCCGGTCTACTCGGCCCCGGCTTCGCTGAACGTCGCTGAAGCGCTGGCAAAAGTGCCCCTCGTGATCAGCACGTCGACGCACTTCGATGAAACCGCTCGCCAGGCGCACTACGTCGCCACCGGCTGTCACTCACTCGAAGCCTGGGGTGACTCCAACCCCCGCGTCGGTGTGCATGCGATTCGCCAGCCGGCGATCCTGCCCCTCTACAACACGCGTTCCTTCGAAGACAGCCTGATGACCTGGTTCGGCACCGCCGAGCTCAGCCGCACGCTGGCCGCCTTCATCCCTGCCCCGCCGCAGCCTGCAGGCAACCATCCCGGCGCGGGTCAGACCTACGATACCGGCCCCTTCTACCGCTTCCTGCGTGATTACTGGCAGCGCGAGGTTTATCCGAAGGCCGACTCGCTGGCGAGCTTCGATCAGTTCTGGCTCGCGACGATGCGCGAAGGCGTCTACCTGAGCAACGACGCACAGACGACACCCTCGCTGCGCGTGAGCCAGACGGTCGCCAACCTGCCCTCCGCTCTCACCGAGATTGCGGCCGCCGACGATCTGGGCAGCAAGGTCCTGCAGCTCTTCGCCTCGATCCCGCTCTACGACGGTCGCCAGGCGAACAACGGTCACCTCCAGGAACTCCCCGACCCGATCTCCAAGCACGTCTGGGGCTCCTACGCGATGGTCAGCTACAAGACCCTCAAAGGTGCCAAGCTCAAGAACGGTCAGTACATCACCGTTCAGGTCGAAGGTGGCCCCGAGTTGAGCTTCCAGGTGATCATGGTTCCGGGCATGCACGATGACGTCATCGGCATCCCCCTCGGCTACGGTCGTACCGCAGCCGGCGATGTCGCCAATGGCGTGGGCGCCAATGCCTTCAAGCTCTCCCTGAGCGGCGAAAACGGCGTGCTCTACTCGGGCATCAAAGCCACGATCAAGAAGACCGATAACGTCGAAGTCCTCTCCACCGTGCAGCAAGGCAACGTCATTGATGTGGACTACCACCGCATCATGGCAACCGCCGAGCTCAAGGAGTACCGCGAGAAGCCCGACGCCGGCATCCACCACCCGGTTGCCACCAAGAACCTCTGGGAAGATCACGACTTCGGCAACCTCAAGTGGGGCATGTCCATCGACATGTCCAAGTGCACCGGATGCTCGGCCTGTGTGATCGCCTGCCAGGAAGAGAACAACATCCCGGTCGTCGGCCGCCAGGGGGTCCTGGAAGGTCGCGAGATGCACTGGCTTCGCATCGATCGCTACTACCAGCTTCCTGAAGAAGCGGTGAAGATCCGCTCCTCGGTCATTGACGATCCGATGTACAGCTCCGAGCCCGAGGTCGCCTTCGGTGAGTACCTTGCGAACCCCCGCGTTCTGATGCACCCGATGCTCTGTCAGCACTGTGACCGTGCTCCCTGCGAGACGGTCTGCCCGGTGCTTGCAACCATGCAGAGCAGCGACGGCCTCAACCAGATGAGCTACCAGCGCTGTGTCGGTACCCGCTATTGCTCCAACAACTGCCCCTACAAAGTGCGCCGCTACAACTGGTTCAACTACTCGGAGAACCGCGGAGACACCTTCTTTGCGCGCCTCTACCCCGAGCTCAAAGAGCACGGTCGTCTCAACCAGACCGAGCCGCTTCAGCTGGGGCTTAACCCCGACGTCACCGTGCGTACCCGCGGGGTCATGGAGAAGTGTACCTTCTGCGTCCAGCGCATCCGCCGCGGTAAGTGGGAGATCATGAAAGAAGGTCGCCGCTCCTTCCGCGAGGGTGAAGTCGTTACCGCCTGTCAGCAGGCCTGTCCGGCCGGTGCCATCGACTTTGGCAACGTCCTCGACGACACCCAGACCGTCTCGAAGATGCACAAGTCACCGCGGGCGACCTTCGCGCTGAGCGATATCAACACCCGCCCGGCGATCGCCTATATGACCAGCATCTGGAACACCGACGACGAGCTCGTCTAA
- a CDS encoding cytochrome c3 family protein: MNARYLTIAGILVLAAAIGFSACFNPRQGYAPEQPIAFSHQLHAGINEIPCGYCHVNPGEGPVSGVPSVNTCMNCHSQVKTESPEIQKIHKSWREGTPIKWVKVHDMPDHVQFSHTPHITRGIDCSECHGAVNRMDVVEVTNPFNMGWCVDCHRQPQHNAPIDCVTCHY; the protein is encoded by the coding sequence ATGAATGCTCGTTATCTGACCATCGCTGGCATCCTGGTGCTCGCCGCCGCGATCGGGTTCTCGGCCTGCTTTAATCCCCGGCAGGGCTACGCTCCCGAACAGCCTATCGCCTTTAGCCACCAGCTTCATGCAGGGATCAATGAGATCCCCTGTGGCTACTGTCACGTTAACCCCGGCGAAGGCCCCGTCTCGGGCGTCCCTTCGGTCAACACCTGCATGAACTGTCACTCGCAGGTCAAAACCGAGAGCCCCGAGATCCAGAAGATCCATAAGAGCTGGCGCGAGGGCACCCCGATTAAGTGGGTCAAGGTGCACGACATGCCTGACCACGTGCAGTTCAGCCACACCCCGCACATTACCCGAGGCATCGACTGCTCGGAGTGCCACGGTGCGGTTAACCGCATGGACGTCGTCGAAGTGACCAACCCCTTCAACATGGGTTGGTGTGTGGACTGTCACCGACAGCCCCAGCACAACGCCCCGATCGACTGCGTGACCTGTCACTACTGA
- a CDS encoding MFS transporter produces MTARSPIRRLFPILLLNITGFAIAIPVLPAMAEALGGTAVDVGLLYATQSLGQFIMAPIWGRLSDRIGRKPVLMATFLAAALLELLTALTMSLPLLYAARFTAGLCAGNVATASALIADSTDARGRSRGMAVIGISFGLGFTLGPAIGAIVGTFARPGAGLMGAGLPFAASAVLSLLTFVLAAFVLIEPPASRETRRANRVRYRPARVSEHLRNGPIFALCALFFMYTVALAVLEGTFFLYMSKTYGYDIVEVGFIFAAMGVAMAIFQGGVGPISRRLGDRRMTGVGLAALAIGLALAPLNPSLLYLFVMLGLATIGRALVHPGILSMTSQQADDPGHTGQIMGILQSASSLGRIAGPAAGGVLFAALSPSAPFVLSGVLLGITAALWWVIWPRLRPKHQPA; encoded by the coding sequence ATGACTGCCCGAAGTCCGATACGCCGCCTCTTTCCCATCCTCCTGCTCAACATCACCGGATTTGCCATAGCCATCCCGGTGTTGCCTGCCATGGCCGAGGCACTCGGTGGCACTGCGGTGGATGTGGGACTGCTCTACGCCACGCAGTCGCTGGGGCAATTCATCATGGCGCCGATCTGGGGCCGCCTCTCCGATCGCATCGGTAGAAAACCGGTGCTCATGGCGACCTTTCTGGCGGCAGCACTCCTTGAATTACTCACCGCCCTGACGATGAGCCTGCCACTTCTCTATGCGGCTCGCTTTACCGCCGGGCTCTGTGCCGGCAACGTCGCCACCGCCAGCGCCTTAATCGCTGACAGCACCGACGCCAGGGGTCGCAGCCGCGGCATGGCGGTGATCGGCATCAGCTTCGGACTGGGCTTTACCCTGGGACCGGCCATCGGCGCGATCGTCGGAACGTTTGCCCGGCCGGGTGCCGGACTGATGGGAGCGGGCCTGCCCTTCGCAGCCAGCGCTGTACTGAGCCTGCTCACCTTCGTCCTGGCGGCCTTCGTGCTCATTGAGCCCCCGGCCTCCAGGGAGACCCGACGTGCCAACCGCGTGCGTTACCGTCCGGCGCGTGTCAGCGAACATCTCAGAAACGGTCCCATCTTCGCACTCTGCGCCCTCTTCTTCATGTACACCGTGGCGCTTGCCGTCCTCGAAGGAACCTTCTTTCTCTACATGTCAAAGACCTACGGTTACGACATCGTCGAGGTCGGGTTCATCTTCGCAGCGATGGGCGTAGCCATGGCGATCTTCCAGGGAGGTGTCGGTCCGATCTCTCGCCGACTCGGGGACCGACGCATGACCGGTGTGGGCCTGGCGGCTCTGGCCATCGGCCTGGCGCTCGCGCCGCTTAACCCCTCACTTCTCTACCTCTTCGTGATGCTCGGACTCGCCACGATCGGGCGAGCGCTGGTGCATCCGGGCATCCTCTCAATGACCTCCCAGCAGGCCGACGATCCCGGACATACCGGTCAGATCATGGGCATCCTGCAGTCTGCTTCAAGCCTGGGACGCATTGCCGGACCGGCCGCCGGCGGCGTTCTCTTCGCCGCACTCAGCCCCTCCGCTCCCTTTGTACTCTCGGGCGTTCTGCTCGGGATCACCGCTGCCCTGTGGTGGGTCATCTGGCCGCGCCTGCGCCCGAAACACCAGCCCGCATGA
- a CDS encoding hemolysin family protein yields the protein MDVVIAEVIGIIACLLGSAYFSGSETALTSLSEGQTERLIEEKGVGSLRLWRDKPLVVLTSILIGNNIFNITASALATDLAARLLGSTAASQWAIPVAVGAMTFLLLTFGEITPKTIARVRNQQLASVVMWPMRIPVALFAPATFFFNTLAAGVMRLVGGSVDERQPYATSEELQYMIDVGSREGQIPEDRERLLRSVFEFPDTVVREIMVPRTDMVAIPEETNLEEVLEVLMECGHSRIPVYRETIDDIVGLFYAKDVIQLMASRQDFELSKLLRRTYFVPATKRIADLLAEFQINRIHMAVVVDEFGGTAGLITLEDIIEEFFGDIQDEYDTEPAQIIAIDEARVMADARVPIYDLEEYYDMELPEHPDYESLGGFILSQSGSVPEAGDEIVWNDLVFRVIEADAKRIISVEIERRSAEQDASEELVS from the coding sequence TTGGACGTTGTCATAGCGGAAGTCATCGGCATCATTGCCTGCTTGTTAGGCTCTGCGTACTTCTCAGGCTCGGAAACCGCGCTCACCTCGTTGAGCGAAGGTCAGACGGAGCGATTGATCGAGGAAAAAGGGGTGGGTTCGTTGCGGCTCTGGCGGGATAAACCGCTGGTGGTGCTAACCTCGATCTTGATCGGCAATAACATCTTCAACATCACGGCCTCCGCGCTGGCCACCGACCTTGCCGCGCGCCTTCTGGGTTCGACGGCGGCCTCGCAATGGGCGATCCCGGTGGCGGTTGGCGCGATGACCTTCCTGCTTTTGACCTTCGGCGAGATCACTCCGAAGACGATCGCGCGGGTGCGAAACCAGCAGTTGGCCTCGGTGGTGATGTGGCCGATGCGGATTCCAGTGGCGCTTTTTGCTCCGGCGACCTTTTTCTTCAACACGCTCGCCGCCGGGGTGATGCGACTTGTCGGCGGTAGTGTCGATGAGCGTCAGCCCTACGCTACCAGCGAGGAGTTGCAGTACATGATCGACGTGGGCTCCAGGGAGGGGCAGATCCCCGAGGATCGCGAGCGCTTGCTGCGCTCGGTCTTCGAGTTCCCCGATACCGTGGTCCGTGAGATCATGGTCCCGCGTACCGATATGGTGGCCATCCCCGAGGAGACGAACCTCGAAGAGGTGCTGGAGGTGCTCATGGAGTGCGGGCACAGCCGGATCCCGGTCTATCGGGAGACGATCGACGACATCGTGGGGCTTTTCTACGCCAAGGATGTCATTCAGTTGATGGCGTCGCGTCAGGATTTTGAGCTGAGCAAACTTCTGCGTCGGACGTACTTTGTGCCGGCGACCAAGCGGATCGCGGATCTGCTGGCGGAGTTTCAGATCAACCGCATTCATATGGCGGTGGTCGTCGACGAGTTTGGCGGTACGGCGGGCCTGATCACCCTGGAAGACATCATCGAAGAGTTCTTCGGCGATATTCAGGATGAGTACGACACAGAACCGGCCCAGATCATCGCCATCGATGAGGCCAGAGTGATGGCCGACGCACGGGTGCCGATCTACGATCTGGAAGAGTACTACGATATGGAACTTCCCGAGCACCCCGATTACGAGTCGCTCGGCGGGTTTATCCTCTCGCAGTCGGGCAGTGTGCCGGAGGCCGGCGACGAGATCGTGTGGAACGATCTGGTGTTCCGCGTTATTGAAGCCGACGCCAAGCGCATTATCAGCGTGGAGATTGAGCGGCGTAGCGCGGAGCAGGATGCTTCCGAGGAGCTCGTTTCCTGA
- a CDS encoding LolA family protein codes for MMTPWMKIAAAAAAGSLAALTALSQPLAQESGEGSQAAEAPAAMSADDVARRVQRFYQETSDFQAAFAQTYTDIAAGESKRSRGRVYFKKPGKMRWDYYSPTDATQRERVLVSDGSAFWIYEFEFQQVFKQCLADSQLPTSLRFLMGQGDLLEEFDAELSERSTAQAPELKLTPKEPTPHYRELRFRVDPQTFQVTRTTVYDPYGNTNEIVFQNTRVNRNLPDSGFEFEAPQGARLLNAQQECD; via the coding sequence ATGATGACACCCTGGATGAAGATCGCAGCGGCGGCCGCGGCGGGTTCTCTCGCGGCGCTCACCGCGCTCAGCCAACCGCTGGCCCAGGAGAGCGGTGAGGGCAGCCAGGCGGCCGAAGCTCCGGCGGCAATGAGTGCCGATGATGTCGCCCGTCGGGTCCAGCGTTTCTACCAGGAGACGAGCGATTTTCAGGCGGCCTTCGCCCAGACCTACACCGACATCGCTGCCGGTGAGAGCAAACGCTCGCGTGGGCGCGTCTACTTCAAGAAGCCTGGCAAGATGCGCTGGGACTATTACAGCCCCACCGACGCCACCCAGCGAGAACGCGTGCTGGTGAGTGACGGTTCGGCGTTCTGGATCTATGAGTTCGAGTTTCAGCAGGTGTTTAAGCAATGCCTCGCAGACAGCCAGCTGCCGACGAGCCTGCGTTTTTTGATGGGGCAGGGGGATCTTCTTGAGGAGTTCGATGCTGAGCTCAGCGAGCGCTCCACGGCTCAGGCCCCCGAGCTCAAGCTCACCCCGAAAGAGCCCACACCGCACTACCGGGAGCTGCGCTTTCGTGTCGATCCGCAGACCTTCCAGGTGACCCGAACGACGGTCTACGATCCCTACGGAAACACCAATGAGATCGTCTTTCAAAACACTCGGGTTAACCGCAACCTGCCTGATAGCGGGTTTGAGTTTGAGGCGCCTCAGGGCGCGCGTCTGCTCAACGCCCAGCAGGAGTGTGACTGA
- a CDS encoding YkgJ family cysteine cluster protein — MTSRRFECTRCQQCCARPGQVEFSVPEVFLAASFLGVPPDELTEAYMQPRGAHWVIAVDDVSPCPFLGKTGCEIHPVKPSQCRTYPFWPELLEEPGAWQAEAAWCEGIGRGPVYDDDAIAAILDGESDTLENDVDPT; from the coding sequence ATGACATCACGACGTTTTGAATGCACCCGTTGCCAGCAATGCTGCGCGCGTCCCGGCCAGGTCGAGTTTAGCGTACCGGAAGTCTTTTTGGCCGCGTCATTTCTGGGCGTGCCGCCTGACGAATTGACCGAAGCCTACATGCAACCCCGGGGCGCGCACTGGGTCATCGCCGTCGACGACGTCTCTCCCTGCCCCTTTCTGGGGAAAACAGGCTGTGAGATTCACCCGGTCAAGCCCTCTCAGTGTCGCACCTACCCCTTCTGGCCCGAGCTCCTGGAGGAGCCCGGCGCCTGGCAGGCTGAAGCGGCCTGGTGTGAGGGCATCGGACGCGGCCCGGTCTACGACGACGATGCCATCGCCGCGATCCTCGATGGAGAGAGCGACACCCTGGAGAACGACGTCGACCCCACGTGA
- a CDS encoding dickkopf-related protein: MSCGRRHLHTLALALIALSVSGCDSPTDPAALGTLCLPQRPGCPDAVSLSRSGVGRNALEVEVATNLSSSADLSLIVSTPSEIGLPSDTPRIEDRWLLASRDYTLGAGERVIERIEPAELTVAPELVLELQSQSAGGIVELNYLLISEPLECIDDNDCARRERCEPVYGRCANCLSDSDCAPTQSCSQQNGRCFPEAQSGCRSASGSSPTTPLMLLTAMGFFVFKRRQRRAGARVLPGAALALALLATAPGEAQAAPGASLSIGGGGRLLLGEFATGASPGWGIALNQEFRWRFAGMSLHFLSGNHATRHDSPPFEAHAQTFALGLGPRGYYPIGPIEAQLGLDYMHVGLAGTGLVQNTGLHRDFHALGGIAAARWSFGDFHLIGRASYHELVDASGRMLGLDVMVGMGF; the protein is encoded by the coding sequence ATGAGCTGCGGGCGCCGTCACCTCCACACGCTGGCGTTGGCGCTCATCGCGCTGAGCGTCTCCGGGTGCGATAGCCCGACCGACCCGGCGGCACTCGGCACCCTCTGCCTGCCTCAACGCCCGGGATGCCCCGACGCAGTGAGCCTCTCTCGCAGTGGTGTCGGCCGAAACGCCCTGGAGGTGGAGGTCGCCACCAACCTCAGCAGCAGCGCCGACCTCTCACTGATCGTCTCAACCCCGTCTGAAATCGGCCTTCCTTCCGACACGCCACGCATCGAGGATCGCTGGTTGCTGGCGAGCCGGGACTACACCCTGGGAGCTGGCGAGCGCGTCATCGAACGCATTGAGCCCGCCGAGTTAACGGTTGCCCCCGAGCTGGTGTTGGAGCTTCAGAGCCAGAGCGCAGGCGGCATCGTCGAGCTTAACTACCTGCTGATCTCGGAGCCGCTGGAATGCATCGACGACAATGACTGCGCCCGACGTGAGCGCTGTGAACCGGTGTACGGGCGCTGCGCAAACTGCCTGAGCGACTCCGATTGCGCCCCCACCCAGAGCTGCTCACAGCAGAACGGTCGCTGCTTTCCCGAAGCGCAATCCGGCTGCCGCTCCGCCTCCGGCAGCAGCCCGACAACCCCTCTCATGCTACTCACAGCGATGGGATTCTTCGTGTTCAAACGCCGCCAACGGCGCGCAGGAGCACGTGTGCTTCCCGGGGCCGCCCTGGCACTCGCCCTACTAGCGACTGCCCCTGGCGAGGCGCAGGCAGCTCCGGGGGCATCGTTGAGCATCGGCGGGGGAGGCCGCCTGCTCCTTGGGGAGTTCGCGACCGGCGCAAGCCCCGGCTGGGGGATAGCCCTCAACCAGGAGTTTCGCTGGCGTTTTGCCGGCATGAGCCTGCACTTTCTAAGCGGCAACCACGCCACGAGACATGACAGCCCTCCCTTTGAGGCGCACGCTCAGACTTTTGCATTGGGGCTCGGACCGCGCGGCTATTACCCCATCGGCCCGATCGAGGCGCAGCTCGGCCTCGACTACATGCACGTCGGGCTGGCCGGCACCGGGCTTGTTCAGAACACCGGGCTTCACCGCGACTTTCATGCCCTGGGCGGTATCGCCGCAGCGCGCTGGAGTTTTGGGGACTTTCACCTGATCGGGCGCGCCTCATACCACGAACTGGTCGACGCATCCGGCAGGATGCTCGGTCTCGACGTGATGGTCGGCATGGGCTTTTAG
- a CDS encoding NAD(P)H-hydrate dehydratase, with protein sequence MHLVTPASMREMDRRTIETIGIPAEVLMERAARGALGVLLEHFSPQPGARIGLLCGMGNNGGDGVALATMLDHLGFHPVLVLMGTPERFGPEAQRFHKVAEALIGDRHQLNGLDAAGVRHVLNSLPPCELWCDALLGTGLDRPVEGRFASAVKFLNDQPAPVFALDTPSGLDGRTGQVLGVCTQAEVTATFGFPKIGQLLDPARGFIGTLCPVDIGIPTRARDAVGVEAYALDADWLQGKIPPRPTHAHKGSVGKIALIGGRAPTTGALTMAARGALLGGAGLVYPGTDPQGVLSARAIPEVIARPIFGDSGELQADALSQLLDASDTLVIGPGLGTDAAARQALRHCLAAPPRPTVIDADALTLLAQNPDLFQAACDLASYAPVVLTPHPGELARLLDQSIDEVLSDTVGAARALLARIPAIIVHKSAATVVAAPHSPPGINRTGNPGMATGGMGDVLSGLIAASLNDHPDDPWMAAAIAVCVHGLAGDAARDAVGTRATTPGVLLEQLGAVWRRFEA encoded by the coding sequence ATGCACCTTGTGACCCCCGCGTCGATGCGTGAGATGGACCGCCGCACCATAGAGACCATCGGCATTCCGGCCGAAGTGTTGATGGAGCGCGCCGCCCGCGGCGCGCTGGGCGTACTTCTGGAGCATTTTTCTCCGCAGCCCGGTGCCCGCATCGGCCTGCTCTGTGGCATGGGCAATAACGGCGGCGACGGGGTGGCGCTGGCCACGATGCTCGACCACCTGGGCTTTCATCCGGTGCTGGTACTGATGGGCACCCCGGAGCGTTTCGGTCCCGAGGCGCAGCGTTTCCATAAAGTTGCCGAAGCCTTAATCGGAGATCGTCACCAGCTCAACGGGCTGGACGCCGCCGGGGTGCGCCACGTTTTGAATTCGCTGCCTCCCTGCGAGCTGTGGTGCGACGCCCTTCTGGGCACCGGTCTTGATCGCCCGGTGGAGGGGCGATTTGCCTCGGCGGTGAAGTTTCTCAACGATCAGCCCGCGCCGGTCTTCGCGCTGGATACGCCCAGCGGTCTCGATGGTCGCACAGGCCAGGTGCTTGGCGTATGCACTCAGGCCGAGGTGACCGCGACCTTCGGCTTTCCGAAGATCGGACAACTCCTCGATCCCGCCCGTGGCTTCATCGGTACGCTCTGCCCGGTCGATATCGGCATTCCAACTCGGGCGCGCGACGCGGTCGGCGTCGAGGCCTATGCGCTGGACGCTGACTGGCTTCAGGGAAAGATCCCCCCTCGTCCTACACACGCCCACAAGGGCTCGGTAGGCAAGATCGCTCTTATCGGCGGTCGCGCGCCAACAACCGGTGCCTTGACCATGGCTGCTCGTGGAGCCTTGCTGGGTGGCGCCGGGCTGGTCTATCCCGGCACCGATCCTCAGGGGGTTCTCAGCGCTCGCGCCATCCCGGAGGTCATCGCGCGCCCGATCTTCGGCGACTCCGGGGAGCTTCAAGCCGACGCCCTGTCCCAACTTCTGGACGCAAGCGACACGCTGGTCATCGGCCCGGGACTTGGAACCGACGCGGCCGCGCGTCAGGCGCTTCGACACTGCCTGGCAGCGCCTCCCCGCCCAACTGTGATCGATGCCGACGCGCTCACCCTGCTGGCCCAAAACCCGGATCTTTTCCAGGCTGCCTGCGATCTGGCCTCATACGCTCCGGTTGTGCTCACGCCCCACCCCGGGGAGCTCGCGCGCTTGCTCGACCAGAGCATCGACGAGGTTCTGAGTGATACCGTGGGCGCAGCCCGTGCACTTCTCGCGCGCATCCCGGCGATCATCGTCCATAAGAGCGCGGCGACCGTAGTCGCCGCCCCTCATAGCCCGCCCGGGATCAACCGCACCGGCAACCCGGGCATGGCCACCGGCGGAATGGGCGATGTCCTCAGTGGTCTTATCGCCGCCTCCCTCAACGACCATCCCGACGACCCGTGGATGGCCGCCGCCATCGCTGTCTGCGTGCACGGGCTCGCAGGCGACGCCGCCCGCGACGCGGTGGGCACCCGCGCCACCACGCCCGGTGTACTCCTCGAGCAGCTCGGCGCGGTATGGCGCAGGTTTGAGGCATGA